One Paraburkholderia sp. IMGN_8 DNA window includes the following coding sequences:
- a CDS encoding LysR family transcriptional regulator, with product MNLHHLVHFLAVADTGSFSRASELLHLTQPALSRSIQMLEQDLGTPLIDRIGKRNELTPFGAAVAEKARRIVAETVDIKRMVQLLSRGDGGVINLGLGYAPNAMFAGPLLSYMLTHYPQVCVHLSTTSPDLQLAALRERALDALLVHSRAVRPQDDLQIELIGTAQSGFMCRRGHPLVRQQKVRFDEIVQYPVVSTMLSDEATRTLVQQFGPAAHASQLLRASSDSVAALIDAVSATDAVFLGALGTARNWLEKGELVLLDLDRPLDIDAPYAFITLAARTQAPVLDTVRQFCTQLVAQKVKVTR from the coding sequence ATGAACTTGCACCATCTCGTGCATTTTCTGGCGGTGGCGGACACGGGTTCGTTCAGCCGGGCGTCGGAGCTTTTGCATCTCACCCAGCCCGCGCTGAGTCGCAGCATCCAGATGCTGGAGCAGGATCTGGGGACACCGCTGATCGACCGGATCGGCAAGCGCAACGAACTCACGCCTTTCGGCGCAGCGGTCGCCGAGAAAGCGCGACGGATCGTTGCGGAAACCGTCGACATCAAGCGCATGGTCCAACTGTTGAGCCGCGGCGACGGTGGCGTGATCAACCTGGGCCTGGGGTACGCACCGAACGCAATGTTTGCGGGGCCGCTGCTTTCTTACATGCTGACCCATTACCCTCAGGTCTGTGTGCATCTGTCGACCACGAGCCCCGACTTGCAGCTCGCTGCGTTGCGGGAACGGGCGCTCGATGCGCTACTGGTCCATTCGCGCGCGGTGCGTCCGCAGGACGATCTTCAGATCGAGCTGATTGGCACGGCACAATCCGGGTTCATGTGCAGACGCGGGCACCCGCTGGTCCGGCAGCAGAAAGTACGGTTCGACGAGATCGTCCAATATCCCGTCGTCTCAACCATGCTGAGCGACGAGGCAACGCGCACGCTGGTTCAGCAATTCGGTCCGGCCGCCCACGCGTCCCAGCTGCTGCGCGCATCGTCGGATTCTGTCGCGGCATTGATCGATGCTGTCAGCGCGACCGACGCGGTGTTTCTCGGCGCATTGGGCACCGCCCGAAACTGGCTCGAAAAAGGCGAGTTGGTGTTGTTGGACCTCGACAGGCCACTCGACATTGACGCTCCCTATGCGTTCATCACGCTGGCGGCGCGAACTCAGGCGCCAGTGCTCGATACGGTTCGCCAGTTTTGCACGCAACTCGTCGCCCAGAAGGTGAAGGTCACAAGGTGA
- a CDS encoding carboxylesterase family protein, whose amino-acid sequence MKISRYRWVIATLLSIPLFACGGGGSKLSAPASAVQTNQGFVTGVQKADVMSYLGIPYAQPPVGALRWRPPQPAAQRSSLLAATAYGNACPQSTANNDISANQISEDCLYLNVQEPASTKASSKLPVLVYIHGGAFTIGSGAQVDGSTIASKGNVVYVSFNYRLGALGYLANAALQANTQDPNLGNFAVLDQQAALQWVHDNIAAFGGDPNNVTVWGLSAGATSTFTLLESPLSKGLFNKAVMESGGGGPYSNLAPTAATAQADTFIATVGCSGASDVVACLRSKTATDIVTAQAAGKWRPTVDGHVVTQVPSLAFAAGTFNRVPVMIGGVYDEGTLFVPPSLPAQYYLPALASLAPPGYDMTQIDAAYPLANYAVPAQGFARAMGDAMYGCGNSSRRDDLSPWVPVYGWEFTDPSLSFPNNPTAFYMGSSHGLDATYWFGATDVATASTNPAMQALGQKMKQYLANFAWYGNPNGNGTDPTLPNWPRYAGPTDRSMVELTIPTITASNTAFEATHKCNTLWGKGVFPPIY is encoded by the coding sequence GTGAAAATCAGTCGCTATAGATGGGTCATCGCCACGCTGCTATCGATCCCGTTGTTCGCGTGCGGTGGCGGCGGTTCGAAATTGAGTGCGCCGGCGTCCGCGGTACAAACGAATCAGGGCTTCGTGACTGGCGTACAGAAGGCGGACGTGATGTCCTATCTGGGCATTCCGTATGCGCAGCCACCAGTGGGCGCCTTGCGCTGGCGTCCACCGCAGCCGGCTGCCCAACGCAGCAGCCTTCTCGCCGCTACCGCGTATGGCAATGCGTGTCCGCAGTCGACTGCGAACAATGACATTTCGGCCAACCAGATTTCAGAAGACTGCCTGTATCTGAACGTGCAGGAGCCTGCGTCGACGAAGGCATCGAGCAAGCTGCCGGTGCTCGTCTATATCCATGGCGGCGCATTTACGATCGGCTCCGGCGCGCAGGTCGACGGCAGCACCATCGCGAGCAAAGGCAACGTGGTGTACGTGTCGTTCAACTACCGGCTGGGTGCCCTAGGCTATCTCGCCAACGCCGCGCTGCAGGCCAATACTCAGGATCCCAATCTCGGCAATTTCGCCGTCCTCGATCAACAGGCCGCGCTTCAGTGGGTGCATGACAACATCGCGGCATTCGGCGGCGATCCGAACAACGTGACGGTGTGGGGACTCTCGGCGGGCGCCACCTCGACCTTCACGCTGCTCGAATCGCCGTTGTCGAAGGGACTGTTCAATAAAGCCGTGATGGAGAGCGGCGGTGGCGGTCCATACTCCAATCTGGCGCCGACCGCTGCCACCGCGCAGGCCGACACGTTCATTGCAACCGTGGGATGCTCGGGCGCATCCGACGTCGTGGCATGCCTGCGCTCGAAGACCGCAACCGATATCGTCACCGCGCAAGCCGCGGGCAAATGGCGCCCCACCGTGGATGGCCATGTCGTCACGCAGGTGCCGTCGCTTGCGTTTGCCGCGGGCACCTTCAACCGGGTGCCGGTGATGATCGGCGGTGTCTACGACGAGGGAACCCTGTTCGTTCCGCCGAGCTTGCCAGCGCAATACTATCTTCCTGCTCTGGCCTCACTTGCTCCGCCCGGCTACGACATGACACAGATCGATGCTGCGTATCCACTGGCGAACTATGCGGTCCCTGCACAGGGCTTCGCCCGCGCGATGGGGGATGCGATGTACGGATGCGGCAACAGTTCGCGCCGCGACGACCTGTCGCCCTGGGTTCCCGTGTACGGCTGGGAATTCACCGACCCCAGTCTGTCGTTCCCGAACAATCCGACTGCTTTCTACATGGGCTCGTCGCATGGTCTCGATGCGACGTACTGGTTTGGCGCCACGGATGTCGCGACAGCCAGCACGAATCCCGCGATGCAGGCCCTCGGCCAGAAGATGAAGCAATACCTCGCAAACTTTGCGTGGTACGGCAATCCGAACGGCAACGGCACCGATCCCACTTTGCCCAACTGGCCGCGCTATGCGGGCCCAACTGACCGGTCGATGGTCGAGCTGACGATCCCGACGATCACCGCTTCGAATACCGCCTTCGAAGCGACTCACAAGTGCAACACGCTGTGGGGAAAGGGTGTGTTTCCGCCGATCTATTGA
- a CDS encoding M20/M25/M40 family metallo-hydrolase has protein sequence MIQNVIDYLITERAGIMSRLDTLLRIPSVSTEPAFTPHMQEARLYLRQRLCEIGLANVRELDGGGEPAVFGEWLGAPGKATVLIYGHYDVQPAEPLELWRTPPFEPTHEDGRIYARGASDVKGSTTIALEVIAAFLKVAEGCPVNVKVFLEGEEETGSPSLRTIIERHSELLRVDAVLSADGGRASATVPTINTGARGSGQLEFRVHTASKDLHSGRYGGCVRNALHEMAALVASLHRPDGTVAVPGFYAGACEPTSRQKADTAAFPFDADAFFDEIGGRNHGEPGYSVREQITLRPALDVNGMWGGYTGLGGKTIIPNTASAKLTVRIVEGQTSEEVLQAVVRHLLGTCPDGVELEIVSQFNGAPASTLDEAHPLVRAAEVVLQSEFGQKPIHVRLGASVPITAVFKEMLGVDTLMFGYNLPDEDVHAPNEFFRVRSIDEGVRGWALLLDELGRFSQEAFNKD, from the coding sequence ATGATTCAGAACGTAATCGACTATTTGATAACTGAGCGCGCGGGGATCATGTCCCGGCTCGACACCCTGCTACGCATTCCCAGCGTCAGTACTGAGCCGGCCTTCACGCCTCACATGCAAGAAGCCAGACTGTATCTTCGGCAACGCTTGTGCGAGATCGGCCTGGCGAATGTCCGCGAGTTGGACGGCGGGGGTGAGCCTGCGGTATTCGGCGAATGGCTCGGCGCGCCAGGTAAAGCAACCGTACTGATATATGGCCACTACGACGTGCAGCCAGCGGAGCCTCTCGAGCTGTGGCGTACACCACCATTCGAACCCACGCACGAGGATGGCCGCATCTATGCGCGAGGCGCATCGGACGTTAAGGGTTCGACCACTATCGCATTGGAAGTCATTGCCGCGTTCCTCAAGGTTGCCGAAGGTTGTCCGGTGAATGTGAAGGTTTTTCTCGAAGGCGAGGAGGAGACCGGAAGTCCTTCGTTGAGAACCATCATCGAGCGGCACAGCGAACTGCTGCGTGTCGATGCTGTGCTATCGGCAGATGGCGGCCGCGCCAGTGCGACTGTCCCCACCATCAACACGGGAGCGCGCGGGAGCGGCCAACTGGAATTTCGCGTGCACACGGCGAGCAAGGATCTGCATTCTGGACGCTATGGCGGCTGTGTGCGAAATGCCTTGCATGAAATGGCGGCACTCGTCGCCTCGTTGCACCGGCCGGATGGCACGGTGGCTGTTCCCGGGTTCTATGCGGGCGCTTGCGAACCGACCTCGCGTCAGAAGGCAGACACGGCAGCGTTTCCGTTTGACGCCGACGCCTTCTTCGACGAGATCGGCGGGCGCAATCATGGCGAGCCTGGCTACAGTGTGCGCGAGCAGATCACGCTTCGACCCGCGCTCGACGTGAACGGAATGTGGGGTGGTTACACTGGGCTCGGCGGCAAGACGATCATTCCGAATACCGCAAGTGCGAAGCTTACGGTGCGGATCGTGGAGGGGCAGACCTCGGAAGAGGTTTTACAGGCAGTCGTTCGGCATTTGCTTGGAACATGTCCAGATGGCGTCGAGCTCGAGATAGTCAGCCAGTTCAACGGTGCCCCCGCCTCCACCCTGGACGAAGCTCATCCGCTCGTGCGTGCAGCGGAAGTCGTGCTGCAAAGCGAGTTCGGCCAAAAGCCTATCCACGTGCGTCTGGGGGCAAGTGTGCCGATAACGGCCGTCTTCAAGGAGATGCTGGGCGTCGATACGCTGATGTTCGGCTACAACCTGCCTGACGAGGATGTCCACGCGCCGAACGAATTCTTTCGCGTGCGCTCGATTGACGAAGGAGTTCGCGGATGGGCCTTACTCCTCGATGAATTGGGCCGCTTCTCGCAAGAGGCGTTTAACAAGGACTGA
- a CDS encoding MFS transporter yields MEFFDFTVFGFFAIVIGKNFFSPLNAQGQLLLSATTFGVGFLIRPLGGVLIGIYADRAGRRAAMTLTLSLMALGACMAGLAPTYAEVGIAAPLIMILARLIQGFSAGGEVGPSTVVLLEYAPSGSRAWYTSWQLASQGIGIALGAASATLLSYVLSHEALYAWGWRIPFLCGAAILPAGILIRRRLGELERSPRAAARGEGHRPLRALLRGHGRNLLGGILLLMGGTITAYMVIFFIPTYAVHELKLGEAGSYACALASGVLLAVLSPLAGKIADAVGRTIPILAGRVLLIASLYPAYAWLSSAPSVTRLFIVMVILIVPYTIQGAPSVTLIPELFPKSIRVTATGTVYSLAVAVFGGLTQPAALWLADFTGSRFAPAIAITAGLVLSTFSLLIIRPHIEDGADG; encoded by the coding sequence TTGGAGTTCTTCGACTTCACAGTGTTCGGCTTCTTTGCGATCGTCATAGGGAAAAACTTTTTCTCTCCTCTGAATGCACAAGGCCAGTTGTTGTTGTCGGCAACAACCTTCGGCGTCGGCTTTTTGATCCGACCGCTTGGCGGCGTCCTGATCGGCATTTATGCCGATCGCGCCGGACGTCGCGCCGCGATGACGCTCACCCTGTCACTGATGGCACTGGGCGCCTGCATGGCTGGCCTCGCACCGACCTACGCTGAGGTCGGCATTGCTGCTCCATTGATCATGATCCTGGCACGACTGATTCAGGGCTTCTCCGCAGGCGGAGAGGTTGGACCGTCGACAGTTGTTTTGCTGGAGTACGCGCCGTCCGGCTCGCGCGCCTGGTACACGAGCTGGCAGCTCGCGAGCCAGGGCATCGGCATTGCCCTTGGCGCGGCCTCCGCGACGCTGCTCTCCTATGTCCTGTCTCACGAAGCACTGTACGCCTGGGGATGGCGGATTCCGTTTCTCTGCGGGGCCGCGATCCTGCCTGCCGGCATTCTGATTCGTCGTCGTCTCGGCGAGCTCGAACGCTCCCCGCGTGCCGCTGCGCGAGGCGAGGGGCATCGGCCGTTGCGTGCGTTATTGCGTGGACACGGCAGGAATCTGCTTGGCGGGATCCTGCTGTTGATGGGCGGGACCATCACGGCATACATGGTGATCTTCTTTATCCCAACCTATGCTGTGCATGAATTGAAGCTTGGTGAAGCGGGGTCGTACGCGTGCGCTCTCGCAAGCGGTGTCCTCCTGGCTGTGTTGTCGCCGCTGGCCGGGAAAATCGCCGATGCGGTGGGACGTACCATCCCGATCCTCGCCGGCAGAGTCCTATTGATTGCCAGTCTTTACCCCGCTTATGCGTGGCTCAGCAGCGCGCCCAGTGTGACGCGGCTTTTCATTGTGATGGTTATTCTGATCGTGCCTTACACGATTCAGGGCGCGCCTTCCGTCACCTTGATCCCTGAGTTGTTTCCGAAGTCCATCCGCGTCACGGCGACCGGCACGGTCTACAGCCTTGCTGTGGCCGTCTTCGGAGGCCTGACGCAACCTGCCGCCCTATGGCTTGCCGATTTCACCGGGAGCCGGTTCGCCCCCGCAATAGCGATCACCGCCGGTCTCGTGCTGTCTACTTTTTCGCTACTGATCATCCGGCCGCACATCGAGGATGGCGCGGACGGCTGA
- a CDS encoding porin encodes MNYQSNAGGKALYNLSSGVIQGSRWGLKGREDLGGGNAAVFVLENGFDINTGALGQGGRMFGRQAFVGLSSNSYGMLTLGRQYDSVVTSLGDFAAGDQWGGYITAHPGDLDNFNNTIRTNNAIKYTSVNYGGFSFSGTYALGGVAGSLTGNQVWALGVNYARGPIRLGAAYLKARTPNAGFFSNSSSAAVTPATVALSSPVTTGFVSAHSYSVAAAAGSYTFGNTTLGVTYSNIRYADLGDLSTGANPHGYSGNAVFNNVEANASYHLTPALLLGAAYNYTNGGSVLSATGKKPSATYHQVSLGADYFLSKRTDLYIIGLYQKASGVDSRDVTAVAAVNLLTPSSNDHMAVVRLGIRHKF; translated from the coding sequence ATCAATTACCAATCCAACGCGGGAGGGAAGGCGCTCTACAACCTTTCGAGCGGGGTGATCCAAGGCAGCCGGTGGGGCCTGAAGGGCAGGGAGGACCTCGGCGGAGGCAATGCCGCCGTTTTCGTGCTGGAAAATGGCTTCGACATTAATACAGGGGCACTCGGTCAAGGTGGCCGTATGTTCGGCAGACAGGCTTTCGTGGGTCTTTCGTCGAACAGCTACGGTATGTTGACGTTAGGCCGCCAGTACGATTCGGTCGTGACCTCGCTGGGCGATTTTGCAGCGGGAGATCAGTGGGGCGGCTACATCACCGCTCATCCGGGCGACCTGGATAACTTCAACAATACTATCCGAACCAACAACGCGATCAAGTACACGAGCGTTAACTACGGGGGATTTTCCTTCAGCGGGACGTATGCCTTGGGCGGAGTAGCCGGCTCGCTTACCGGCAATCAGGTCTGGGCGCTTGGAGTTAACTATGCGCGAGGTCCAATCCGTCTTGGCGCCGCTTACCTGAAGGCCCGCACACCGAATGCGGGATTCTTCAGCAACAGTAGCTCGGCAGCCGTAACACCGGCCACCGTTGCATTGAGTTCTCCGGTGACGACCGGCTTCGTCTCTGCGCATAGCTATAGCGTGGCCGCCGCCGCTGGCTCGTATACGTTTGGTAACACCACGCTTGGGGTGACTTATTCGAATATTCGCTATGCTGATCTAGGCGATTTGTCGACAGGCGCTAATCCCCACGGGTACTCGGGCAATGCAGTTTTCAATAACGTCGAAGCGAATGCAAGCTACCACTTGACGCCTGCGCTTCTTTTGGGCGCGGCCTACAACTATACCAACGGTGGCAGCGTTTTGAGCGCGACGGGGAAAAAGCCAAGCGCCACTTACCATCAGGTATCGCTAGGTGCCGATTATTTCCTCTCGAAGAGAACCGATCTTTACATTATTGGGCTGTATCAGAAGGCGTCGGGTGTCGATTCGCGCGATGTGACTGCGGTCGCTGCCGTCAACCTGCTCACGCCATCGAGCAATGATCACATGGCGGTTGTGCGCCTCGGCATTCGGCACAAGTTCTAA
- a CDS encoding alpha/beta hydrolase — protein sequence MFNFHKTKIVKANLQQRRGFMAGLAAGGLSALTLSACGGSAVANASATSQGLPIVILVHGSWHSSFCWARVLPLLTARGVRPLPIDLPRTGLNVRFPASWYARPFDPTAYADEVSPLAATTLADYSNSVGSLIDALHAAGQGPIYVLGHSLGGATVNAVAESRAAKLAGVLYLSALLPLPNQSLLNTIARPSLATSRVVQGLAGAIAVGPNVQAARIDSNTPDPAVRAAIQATYCADVSEDDFLAWLNLLVPDDPTDLYATAIPLTAAGYGSLKRGYIKCTADEAVVPAAADDMIAAMDASGIGGKTIVQEINSSHCAFLSQPAALASAIVNFVS from the coding sequence ATGTTCAATTTTCACAAGACAAAAATCGTGAAAGCAAATCTTCAGCAACGACGCGGTTTTATGGCAGGACTGGCGGCAGGCGGATTGAGCGCACTGACCCTGTCGGCTTGCGGCGGGAGCGCAGTCGCTAATGCAAGCGCGACATCCCAAGGGCTTCCCATTGTTATTCTGGTTCATGGATCCTGGCACAGCTCCTTTTGCTGGGCTCGAGTACTTCCGTTACTGACTGCACGGGGAGTACGTCCGCTACCTATCGATCTGCCACGGACCGGCTTGAATGTGCGCTTCCCTGCATCGTGGTACGCAAGGCCTTTTGATCCCACAGCCTACGCCGACGAAGTCTCACCCCTAGCTGCCACCACGTTGGCCGACTACAGCAACAGCGTTGGATCGCTTATAGATGCCCTGCATGCCGCCGGACAAGGGCCGATATACGTGCTCGGGCATAGCCTTGGTGGTGCAACGGTCAACGCGGTCGCCGAGAGTCGTGCTGCGAAATTGGCAGGCGTGCTTTACCTGTCGGCCCTCTTGCCACTGCCCAACCAGTCGCTTCTCAATACGATCGCTCGTCCAAGCCTCGCCACTTCACGAGTGGTGCAAGGTCTGGCTGGTGCTATTGCGGTGGGGCCAAACGTTCAGGCAGCGCGGATCGATTCCAACACGCCCGATCCTGCAGTGCGAGCGGCAATACAAGCAACCTATTGCGCGGATGTGTCGGAAGACGATTTTCTGGCGTGGCTGAATCTGCTGGTGCCAGACGATCCCACCGACCTCTATGCAACGGCGATTCCACTGACGGCAGCCGGCTACGGTAGCCTCAAACGCGGCTACATAAAATGCACGGCAGACGAAGCAGTGGTGCCCGCAGCTGCCGACGACATGATTGCTGCGATGGATGCATCGGGAATCGGCGGAAAGACCATCGTTCAGGAGATCAACAGCAGTCATTGTGCATTTCTCTCGCAACCGGCTGCGCTTGCCAGCGCGATTGTCAACTTCGTGTCGTAG
- the cynR gene encoding transcriptional regulator CynR: MLLRHIRYFLAVAEHRNFTRAAEALHVSQPTLSQQIRQLEDTLRVQLLDRSGRTIQLTDAGTAYVRYAQRALQDLEAGMRAIHDVQELSRGSLRLAMTPTFTAYLIGPLLEKYNRSYPNITLNILEMPQDRMETLLNEDALDVGIAFDDTHSPDVETQVLFVEALAMVVGKSHPHAKKRTALTLCEFESEALVLLNEEFATRHYIDRYCKQNGVAPRIAMEVNSISAAIEVVQRSALATLLPAAIARAHSELCLVDMEPAPPQRTAALLLRKDAYRTAAARAFIALALEESAAEPGGRRARQAS, encoded by the coding sequence ATGCTGCTCCGGCACATCCGTTACTTTCTGGCAGTCGCGGAACATCGCAATTTCACGCGCGCGGCCGAGGCACTGCACGTGTCGCAGCCGACGTTGTCGCAACAGATCAGGCAGCTTGAGGACACGCTGCGCGTGCAGTTGCTCGACCGGTCCGGCCGGACGATCCAGCTGACCGACGCCGGCACGGCTTATGTGCGCTACGCGCAGCGCGCGCTGCAAGACCTGGAGGCGGGCATGCGGGCGATCCACGATGTGCAGGAATTGAGCCGCGGCTCGCTTCGCCTCGCGATGACCCCGACGTTCACCGCTTACCTGATCGGTCCGTTGCTGGAGAAGTACAACCGCAGCTATCCGAACATCACGCTGAACATCCTCGAAATGCCGCAGGACCGAATGGAGACGTTGTTGAACGAAGATGCGCTTGATGTCGGCATTGCGTTCGACGATACGCACTCCCCCGACGTCGAGACCCAGGTCCTTTTCGTCGAAGCCCTGGCGATGGTGGTCGGCAAGTCCCATCCGCATGCGAAGAAGCGCACTGCGTTGACGCTTTGCGAGTTCGAAAGTGAAGCGCTCGTGCTGCTCAACGAAGAGTTTGCTACCCGCCACTACATCGATCGATATTGCAAACAGAATGGCGTCGCGCCGCGCATTGCGATGGAGGTCAATTCGATCAGCGCGGCTATCGAGGTCGTGCAGCGTAGCGCGCTCGCAACGCTGCTACCGGCCGCGATTGCACGCGCGCACAGCGAACTGTGTCTGGTGGACATGGAACCGGCGCCGCCGCAGCGAACCGCTGCGTTGCTACTGCGCAAAGACGCATATCGAACCGCGGCAGCGCGAGCATTCATCGCGCTTGCGCTTGAGGAAAGCGCGGCTGAGCCGGGTGGCCGACGGGCGAGGCAGGCTTCGTAA
- a CDS encoding carbonic anhydrase, translating to MQEIIDGFLKFQRDAFPQRSELFKLLATSQHPRTLFISCSDSRLVPELVTQREPGDLFVIRNAGNIVPSYGPEPGGVSATVEYAVAALGVTDVVICGHSDCGAMTAIATCKCMDHMPAVRNWLRYADSAKVVNEAREHRSERDRVDSMVRENVVAQLANIKTHPSVRLALEQGHLALHGWVYDIETGSIDTLDGTTNRFVSLAENPHVCAIPARLNLAA from the coding sequence ATGCAAGAAATCATTGACGGCTTCCTGAAGTTCCAGCGCGACGCGTTTCCGCAGCGCTCTGAGCTTTTCAAGCTGCTCGCCACGAGCCAGCACCCGCGCACCTTGTTCATCTCGTGCTCGGACAGCCGGCTCGTACCGGAACTCGTCACGCAGCGCGAGCCGGGCGACCTGTTCGTGATCCGCAACGCCGGCAACATCGTGCCATCGTACGGCCCGGAACCGGGCGGCGTGTCCGCCACGGTTGAATACGCGGTCGCCGCACTCGGCGTCACCGATGTGGTGATCTGCGGTCACTCAGATTGCGGTGCGATGACGGCCATCGCCACCTGCAAGTGCATGGACCACATGCCGGCTGTGCGCAATTGGCTGCGCTATGCAGATTCCGCGAAAGTCGTGAACGAGGCGCGCGAGCACAGGAGCGAACGGGACCGGGTCGACTCGATGGTCCGCGAAAACGTGGTCGCCCAGCTTGCCAACATCAAGACTCATCCCTCCGTGCGGCTCGCGCTTGAACAAGGACATCTGGCCTTGCACGGCTGGGTGTACGACATCGAAACCGGCTCGATCGATACGCTCGACGGCACGACGAACCGCTTTGTTTCTCTCGCGGAAAATCCGCATGTTTGTGCAATCCCGGCTCGACTCAACCTCGCTGCCTGA
- the cynS gene encoding cyanase, protein MTQSQYSQTSREALTDAIIDAKVRKNLTFEQINEGTGLSLAFVTAALLGQHPLPADAAKVVADKLDMGEDAVRLLQTIPVRGSIPGGVPTDPTIYRFYEIVQIYGSTLKALVHEKFGDGIISAINFKLDIKKVDDPEGGSRAVITLDGKYLPTKPF, encoded by the coding sequence ATGACGCAATCTCAATATAGCCAGACCTCCCGTGAAGCCCTGACCGACGCGATCATCGACGCGAAGGTCCGCAAGAACCTGACCTTCGAGCAGATCAACGAAGGCACTGGCCTCAGCCTCGCGTTCGTCACCGCCGCGTTGCTCGGCCAGCATCCGCTGCCGGCGGACGCCGCCAAGGTCGTGGCCGACAAGCTGGACATGGGCGAAGACGCGGTGCGCCTGCTGCAGACGATTCCAGTGCGCGGCAGCATCCCGGGCGGCGTGCCGACCGATCCGACGATCTACCGGTTCTACGAGATAGTGCAGATCTACGGTTCGACGCTAAAGGCGCTGGTTCATGAGAAGTTCGGTGACGGCATCATCAGCGCAATCAATTTCAAGCTCGACATCAAGAAAGTCGACGATCCGGAAGGCGGCTCGCGTGCGGTGATCACGCTCGACGGAAAATATCTGCCGACCAAGCCGTTCTGA
- a CDS encoding DUF4148 domain-containing protein yields the protein MKIRILAALIVASAIAAPAFADPDAPALTRTQVRAELVQLQAAGYDQSRGDDANYPVEIQAAEARVAAQNGGSSAYGGVAANGSSAAGVRKSAHHLDNDGMQPVYFGQ from the coding sequence ATGAAGATCCGCATTCTTGCCGCCCTTATCGTTGCAAGCGCTATCGCCGCTCCCGCTTTTGCAGACCCCGACGCTCCTGCGCTGACCCGCACACAGGTGCGCGCAGAACTCGTCCAGCTGCAAGCGGCTGGCTACGACCAGTCCCGCGGCGACGACGCAAACTATCCGGTCGAGATTCAGGCGGCCGAAGCGCGCGTCGCAGCGCAAAACGGTGGCTCAAGCGCCTATGGCGGTGTGGCTGCCAACGGTTCGTCGGCAGCTGGCGTCCGCAAGAGTGCCCATCATCTTGACAATGACGGCATGCAGCCGGTTTATTTCGGTCAATGA
- a CDS encoding amino acid ABC transporter ATP-binding protein, with protein MMSINNISKWYGQFQVLSNCSTSIQKGEVVVVCGPSGSGKSTLIKTVNGLEPFQKGEIVIDGQSLGDRKTNLSKLRSKVGMVFQHFELFPHLSIAQNLTLAQIKVLGRSKDEATVKGLKLLDRVGLRAHADKFPGQLSGGQQQRVAIARALSMDPIAMLFDEPTSALDPEMINEVLDVMVELAREGMTMMCVTHEMGFAKKVAHRVIFMDKGLIIEDDRKDEFFANPKSDRARDFLAKILH; from the coding sequence ATGATGTCCATCAACAACATCTCGAAGTGGTACGGTCAGTTTCAGGTATTGAGCAACTGCTCGACCTCTATTCAAAAGGGCGAAGTCGTCGTGGTGTGCGGACCGTCGGGTTCGGGCAAGTCCACGCTGATCAAAACCGTGAACGGCCTCGAGCCGTTCCAGAAAGGCGAGATCGTTATCGACGGACAGTCGCTCGGCGACAGGAAAACCAATCTGTCCAAGTTGCGTTCGAAAGTCGGGATGGTGTTCCAGCACTTCGAGCTGTTCCCGCATCTGTCGATTGCACAGAACCTCACGCTTGCGCAGATCAAGGTGCTCGGCCGCTCGAAAGACGAAGCCACGGTCAAAGGGCTGAAACTGCTCGATCGCGTCGGCCTGCGCGCGCACGCCGACAAGTTTCCGGGCCAATTATCCGGTGGTCAGCAGCAACGCGTGGCGATTGCCCGCGCGCTGTCGATGGACCCGATCGCGATGCTGTTCGACGAACCCACATCGGCGCTCGATCCGGAAATGATCAACGAAGTACTGGATGTGATGGTGGAACTCGCGCGGGAAGGTATGACGATGATGTGCGTCACGCACGAAATGGGCTTTGCGAAAAAGGTCGCGCATCGCGTGATCTTCATGGACAAGGGTTTGATCATCGAAGACGACCGCAAAGACGAATTCTTTGCGAATCCGAAGTCGGATCGCGCGCGCGACTTTCTCGCGAAGATTCTCCACTGA